A single Bufo bufo chromosome 6, aBufBuf1.1, whole genome shotgun sequence DNA region contains:
- the PRDX3 gene encoding thioredoxin-dependent peroxide reductase, mitochondrial, producing MAASWGRLLRAEVLRASCSALCSSAARVPFSAARRGLSTGLARLLPAVTQHAPHFKGTAVVNGEFKELSLEDFKGKYLVLFFYPLDFTFVCPTEIVAFSDKANEFQDVNCEVVAVSVDSHFCHLAWTNTPRKSGGLGHMNIALLSDLSKQISRDYGVLLETPGIALRGLFIVDPSGIVRHMSVNDLPVGRSVEETLRLVKAFQYVETHGEVCPANWTPHSPTIKPSPEGSREYFEKVN from the exons ATGGCGGCGTCCTGGGGAAGGTTACTGAGGGCTGAG GTCCTCCGCGCCTCCTGCTCCGCTCTGTGTAGTTCGGCCGCACGTGTTCCGTTTTCTGCTGCGAGGCGTGGGCTCAGCACTG GTTTGGCGCGGCTCCTCCCCGCCGTTACCCAGCATGCTCCTCACTTTAAAGGGACCGCCGTGGTCAATGGGGAATTCAAGGAGCTGAGTCTGGAGGACTTCAAGGGCAAGTACCTGGTGCTGTTCTTCTACCCCCTGGACTT CACCTTCGTCTGTCCCACCGAGATCGTGGCCTTCAGTGACAAAGCCAACGAGTTTCAGGACGTCAACTGCGAAGTGGTCGCTGTCTCCGTGGACTCCCACTTCTGCCACTTGGCCTGGACCAACACCCCCCGCAAG AGCGGAGGTCTGGGTCACATGAACATCGCGCTGCTCTCCGACCTCTCCAAACAGATTTCCCGGGATTATGGCGTCCTCCTAGAGACCCCCGGGATCGCTCTAAG GGGCCTCTTCATCGTTGATCCCAGCGGGATTGTGCGGCACATGAGTGTGAACGACCTTCCTGTGGGACGGAGCGTGGAGGAGACGCTGCGGCTGGTCAAGGCCTTCCAGTATGTGGAGACCCATGGGGAGGTCTGTCCTGCCAACTGGACGCCTCACTCCCCCACG